From a single Georhizobium profundi genomic region:
- a CDS encoding VOC family protein, producing MIELKDVCYARLGTRDMEGAIAFATGYLGLEIAERTRDAVYLRSDDRGHTLCYFDGDPVDQTVAFEVEDEISLRLAADTLDRLGHPVEQGTASECALRKVKSFVRFRDPTGNQIELAVRPERSGKRYFATRDAGITGFSHIGLYTTDPVRDEQFWTQVCNAKVSDRIGDIPLMRVNEIHHTIALLVSDKAGIQHINHQVQANDDILRSYYFLADRNVEIVFGPGRHPTSGARFLYFKGPDDMVFEYSVGVDAIADEEGHRPRQFGFEPTSLCKWGALPKGSFRR from the coding sequence ATGATCGAACTAAAGGACGTCTGTTACGCGCGGCTTGGTACGCGCGACATGGAAGGCGCCATCGCTTTTGCAACTGGCTATCTCGGGCTTGAGATTGCCGAGAGAACGCGAGACGCAGTCTATTTGCGATCGGACGATCGCGGCCACACATTGTGCTATTTCGACGGCGATCCCGTGGACCAGACCGTCGCATTCGAAGTCGAGGACGAGATATCGCTACGCCTGGCGGCCGATACGCTCGACCGTCTCGGCCATCCCGTCGAGCAGGGGACCGCGTCCGAATGCGCGTTGCGGAAAGTCAAATCCTTCGTGCGCTTCCGCGATCCGACCGGCAACCAGATCGAGCTCGCAGTTCGGCCCGAACGGAGCGGCAAGCGTTATTTCGCGACGCGCGACGCCGGGATAACGGGCTTCAGCCACATCGGCCTCTACACCACCGATCCGGTGAGGGACGAGCAGTTCTGGACGCAGGTCTGCAACGCCAAAGTCAGCGACCGCATCGGCGACATCCCGCTGATGAGGGTGAATGAAATTCACCACACGATCGCTCTGCTCGTTTCCGACAAGGCTGGTATCCAGCACATCAACCATCAGGTGCAGGCCAACGACGACATCTTGCGCTCCTATTATTTTCTAGCGGATCGCAATGTCGAGATCGTCTTCGGTCCGGGACGGCATCCCACATCCGGTGCGCGGTTCCTCTATTTCAAGGGACCGGACGACATGGTCTTTGAATATTCCGTGGGTGTCGATGCGATCGCCGACGAGGAGGGGCATCGGCCGCGGCAGTTCGGCTTCGAGCCGACGAGCTTGTGCAAATGGGGGGCGCTGCCGAAGGGAAGTTTCCGAAGGTAG
- a CDS encoding VOC family protein — MSQDAAIAYLRFGTAMTKVHDLFAADVIGLQRIDGDENEAWFRSDLQRRTLVFFKGERESSVVGIALFDAAALEAVAQRLSDAYHPFAFLERSECDRLFVRSGLRTQDPSGNLIDLVVGPHHSGRRFFPRRDNGIQGVQSIGIRSLDTQRDLTFWCDLLGFTVRDHVGDIAYIGIGQLHHRLVLYPSARAGVLSVNFAVEDVELIMQNKYFFEAGQVRIVLGPGRDAASGQVFVTIEGPEGLLYRLVTDTTVIDPARHRPRQFAAVANSLCAWGSQPQGVPEYEFENTVGLAPLELVKRREGSAR; from the coding sequence ATGTCGCAAGATGCCGCCATTGCCTATCTGCGTTTTGGCACCGCGATGACGAAGGTCCATGACCTGTTTGCCGCGGATGTGATCGGTCTGCAGCGGATCGACGGTGACGAGAACGAGGCCTGGTTCCGTTCCGATCTCCAGCGGCGCACGCTCGTTTTTTTTAAGGGCGAGCGCGAGAGCAGTGTCGTTGGAATCGCCCTTTTCGACGCGGCGGCGCTTGAGGCGGTCGCTCAGCGGCTATCCGACGCCTACCATCCCTTCGCGTTTTTGGAGCGCTCAGAATGCGATCGGCTATTCGTGCGCAGCGGTCTGCGGACGCAGGATCCGAGCGGCAATTTGATTGATCTCGTGGTCGGCCCGCATCATTCCGGCCGACGTTTCTTTCCTCGCCGCGACAACGGAATTCAGGGTGTCCAGAGCATCGGTATCCGTTCGCTGGATACGCAGCGTGATCTGACTTTCTGGTGCGATCTCCTCGGCTTCACAGTACGCGATCATGTCGGCGACATCGCCTATATCGGGATAGGCCAGCTTCACCACCGCCTCGTACTCTACCCGTCCGCCCGCGCGGGCGTGCTGAGCGTGAACTTCGCCGTCGAAGACGTCGAACTCATCATGCAGAACAAATATTTCTTTGAGGCGGGACAGGTTCGCATCGTCCTCGGACCGGGTCGCGACGCCGCATCCGGTCAGGTCTTCGTCACGATCGAGGGCCCCGAGGGCCTGCTCTACCGCCTGGTCACCGATACGACCGTGATCGATCCGGCGCGCCACAGGCCCCGGCAATTCGCAGCGGTCGCGAACTCGCTTTGCGCCTGGGGTTCGCAGCCGCAGGGTGTCCCGGAATACGAGTTCGAAAACACGGTGGGACTGGCGCCATTGGAATTGGTCAAAAGACGGGAGGGATCGGCGCGATGA
- a CDS encoding aromatic ring-hydroxylating oxygenase subunit alpha: MNEQVKTSEILAGQEIVTGGHRLDELVSDRRVHSAIYTDPKIFELELERIYYRTWVYIGHESEVPKSGDFKLRKIGRQPVILVNSRDGGINVLMNRCLHRGAVVAEVEAGNTKFFRCWYHGWTYDTSGKLVQVTADEGYEPGFCEKKGGLSRPAKVDQYRGFIFASLSEDVPPLADHLGQAADLLNYLIDASPTGKIRLDAGVNKTSYRGNWKLVGMDGYHVNYVHASVISGWEENENSGIAAMHKNDPFNDNALTRTRDLGRGHVLLDFREHRMASIDKYLEFLRSTPGGNAYVDSMLDAYGEDQGKRNMSLAGDPHLGIFPNLQVIGNQVRIMNPIAAEETEILMFPVMFDGVPDEINTLRLRQHESFYGPSSAGSPDDAEIFERAQLGMRATVNPWIDISRGLHREIIDEDGTRVGKISDETTQRGQMREWKRLMMDA; the protein is encoded by the coding sequence ATGAACGAACAGGTAAAGACATCCGAAATCTTGGCGGGACAAGAGATCGTCACGGGCGGCCATCGGCTGGACGAGCTGGTCAGCGATCGCCGAGTGCACTCCGCGATATATACCGATCCGAAGATCTTCGAATTGGAACTGGAGCGGATATACTATCGCACCTGGGTTTATATCGGGCACGAAAGCGAAGTGCCGAAATCCGGCGATTTCAAGCTACGCAAAATCGGTCGACAGCCGGTCATCCTGGTCAACAGCCGCGACGGCGGCATCAACGTCCTCATGAACCGTTGCTTGCATCGGGGCGCGGTCGTTGCCGAAGTTGAAGCCGGAAACACGAAGTTTTTTCGGTGCTGGTATCATGGCTGGACCTACGACACCTCCGGCAAGCTCGTTCAAGTCACCGCCGACGAGGGATACGAGCCTGGCTTTTGCGAGAAAAAGGGCGGTCTCTCGCGGCCGGCGAAGGTCGATCAGTATCGCGGGTTCATCTTCGCCAGCCTCAGTGAGGACGTGCCGCCGCTTGCGGACCATCTCGGCCAGGCGGCCGATCTGCTGAACTACCTCATCGATGCATCGCCGACCGGCAAAATTCGGCTCGACGCAGGGGTCAACAAGACGTCGTACCGAGGCAACTGGAAGCTCGTCGGCATGGACGGCTATCACGTCAACTATGTTCATGCCTCGGTGATCTCCGGCTGGGAAGAGAACGAGAATTCCGGCATCGCGGCGATGCACAAGAACGATCCGTTCAACGACAACGCCCTCACGCGCACCCGCGATCTCGGCCGCGGACATGTGCTGCTCGATTTCCGCGAGCACCGCATGGCGTCGATCGACAAGTATCTGGAGTTTCTGCGCAGCACGCCCGGCGGCAACGCCTATGTGGACTCGATGCTGGATGCATATGGCGAAGACCAGGGCAAACGGAACATGTCCCTGGCAGGAGACCCGCATTTGGGAATTTTCCCGAACCTTCAGGTCATCGGCAATCAGGTTCGCATCATGAACCCGATCGCGGCGGAGGAGACGGAGATCCTGATGTTTCCCGTCATGTTCGATGGTGTGCCGGACGAGATCAATACGCTCCGCCTGCGCCAGCACGAATCCTTCTACGGCCCCTCGAGCGCAGGTTCGCCAGACGACGCGGAAATCTTCGAGCGGGCGCAACTCGGTATGCGGGCAACGGTCAACCCATGGATCGACATCTCGCGCGGCCTGCATCGCGAAATCATCGACGAGGACGGCACGCGGGTCGGCAAAATCTCGGATGAGACGACGCAACGCGGACAGATGCGTGAGTGGAAGCGATTGATGATGGACGCCTAA